The proteins below come from a single Chrysoperla carnea chromosome 1, inChrCarn1.1, whole genome shotgun sequence genomic window:
- the LOC123291559 gene encoding gastrula zinc finger protein XlCGF67.1-like, producing MEHESIQDEYDSMEDHEAIKKREILEENVTTKHERIDLNQEFTKQSSLIVHKRTHTGKKAFSCELCDKSFARKNGLDYHKRTHTGENLFPCEICDISFTLRSNLVRHKRTHTGEKPFFCEICDKSFTQRSILETHKRTHTGEKPFSCEICNKSFTLRSNFEIHKRTHTGEKPFSCAICDKSFTRRSILETHKRTHTGEKPFSCEICNKSFTHQNGLDYHKRAHTGEKLFSVNFVINHLLGKTV from the exons ATGGAACATGAATCAATTCAAGACGAATATGATTCAATGGAGGACCATGAAGCAATTAAGAAGAGGgaaatattagaagaaaatGTTACAACAAAACATGAACGGATTGATTTAAATCAAGAG TTTACTAAGCAAAGCAGTTTAATTGTCCATAAAAGAACTCATACTGGAAAAAAAGCTTTTTCTTGTGAactttgtgataaatcatttgcTCGGAAAAACGGTTTAGACTACcataaacggactcatactggagaaaatcTTTTTccctgtgaaatttgtgatatatCATTTACGCTACGATCGAATTTAGTTcgacataaacgaactcatactggagaaaaaccatttttctgtgaaatttgtgataaatcatttactcagcGATCTATATTAGAAACacataaacggactcatactggagaaaaaccattttcatgtgaaatttgtaataaatcatttactctTCGATCGAATTTCGAAATacataaacggactcatactggagaaaaacctttttcgtgtgcaatttgtgataaatcatttactcgGCGATCTATATTAGAAACacataaacggactcatactggagaaaaaccattttcatgtgaaatttgtaataaatcatttactcatCAAAACGGTTTAGACTATCATAAACGGgcacatactggagaaaaacttttttctgtgaactttgtgataaatcatttgcTCGGAAAAACGGTTTAG
- the LOC123291530 gene encoding gastrula zinc finger protein XlCGF71.1-like: TEIIIKDELFDGNVLEHESIQNEIKNISCDFCDKKFANQSSLIVHKRTHTGEKPFSCEICGKSFTLRANLERHNRAHTGEKPFFCEICNKSFTQQNGLDYHIRTHTGEKPFSCEICNKSFTLRGNLEIHKRTHTGEKPFSCEICDKSFTLRFDLERHKRAHTGEKPFSCVICGKSFTLRANLERHNRAHTGEKPFSWEICNKSFTNQNGLDYHKRTHTGEKPFSCEICDKSFNLRSNLVQHKRTHTGEKPFSCEICNKSFTLRGNLERHNRTHTGEKPFS; this comes from the coding sequence acagaaattattataaaagatgaATTATTTGATGGAAATGTTTTAGAACATGAatcaattcaaaatgaaatcaaGAATATTTCATGTGACTTTTGTGATAAAAAGTTTGCTAATCAAAGCAGTTTAATTGtccataaacgaactcatactggagaaaaacctttttcctgTGAAATTTGTGGTAAATCATTTACTCTTCGAGCTAATTTAGAAAGACATAATCGggctcatactggagaaaaaccttttttctgtgaaatttgtaacaaaTCATTTACTCAACAAAACGGTTTAGACTATCACATACGGACACATACTggggaaaaacctttttcctgtgaaatttgtaataaatctttTACTCTTCGAGGTAATTTAGAAatacataaacgaactcatactggggaaaaacctttttcctgtgaaatttgtgataaatcatttactcttCGATTTGATTTAGAAAGACATAAACGggctcatactggagaaaaaccgttTTCCTGTGTAATTTGTGGTAAATCATTTACTCTTCGAGCTAATTTAGAAAGACATAATCGggctcatactggagaaaaacctttttcatgggaaatttgtaataaatcatttactaaTCAAAACGGTTTAGACTATCACAAACGGacacatactggagaaaaacctttttcctgtgaaatttgtgataaatccTTTAATCTTCGATCTaatttagttcaacataaacggacacatactggggaaaaacctttttcctgtgaaatttgtaataaatctttTACTCTTCGAGGTAATTTAGAAAGACATAATCGGACTCATACTggggaaaaacctttttcctgA
- the LOC123291541 gene encoding gastrula zinc finger protein XlCGF52.1-like — protein sequence MEHDSIKEEYDSMEDHEAIKKREILEENVTTKHERIDLNENSCEICDKSFNLRSNLVQHKRTHTGEKPFFCKLCDKSFARKNGLDYHIRTHTGEKPFSCEICDKSFILRFDLERHKRTHTGEKNGLDYHIRTHTGEKPVSCEICDKSFTLRFVLERHKRTHTGEKPFSCEICDKSFNLRSNLVQHKRTHTGEKPFFCELCDKSFARKNGLDYHIRTHTGQKPFSCEICDKSFNLRSNLVQHKRTHTGEKPFSCEICDKSFNLRTNLVQHKRTHTGEKPFSCEFCDKSFNHKSGLDYHKRTHTGEKPFSCVICDKSFPHQRGLDYHKRTHTGEKPFSCEICDKSFNLRSNLVRHKRTHTRKI from the exons ATGGAACATGATTCAATTAAAGAAGAATATGATTCAATGGAGGACCATGAAGCAATTAAGAAGAGGgaaatattagaagaaaatGTTACAACAAAACACGAACGgattgatttaaatgaaaa ttcctgtgaaatttgtgataaatccTTTAATCTTCGATCTaatttagttcaacataaacggactcatactggagaaaaaccttttttctgtaaactttgtgataaatcatttgcTCGGAAAAACGGTTTAGACTATCACATACGGacacatactggagaaaaacctttttcctgtgaaatttgtgataaatcatttattctTCGATTTGATTTAGAAAGacataaacggactcatactggagaaaaa AACGGTTTAGACTATCACATACGGacacatactggagaaaaacctgtttcctgtgaaatttgtgataaatcatttactcttcgatttgttttagaaagacataaacggactcatactggagaaaaacctttttcctgtgaaatttgtgataaatccTTTAATCTTCGATCTaatttagttcaacataaacggactcatactGGAGAGAAACCTTTTTTCTGTGAactttgtgataaatcatttgcTCGGAAAAACGGTTTAGACTATCACATTCGGACACATACTGGACAAAAACCTTTttcctgtgaaatttgtgataaatctTTTAATCTTCGATCTaatttagttcaacataaacggacacatactggagaaaaacctttttcctgtgaaatttgtgataaatccTTTAATCTTCGAACTaatttagttcaacataaacggacacatactggggaaaaacctttttcctgTGAATTTTGTGACAAATCATTTAATCATAAAAGCGGCTTAGACTATCACAAACGGacacatactggagaaaaacctttttcctgTGTAATTTGTGACAAATCATTCCCTCATCAAAGGGGTTTAGACTATCACAAAcggactcatactggagaaaaacctttttcctgtgaaatttgtgataaatcatttaatctTCGATCTAATTTAGTTCGacataaacggactcataccagaaaaatttaa
- the LOC123291548 gene encoding oocyte zinc finger protein XlCOF6-like, translated as HELNTEIIIKDELFDGNVLEHESIQNEIKNISCDVCDKKFTNQSSLIVHKRTHTGEKSFSCEICDKSFNLRSNLVQHKRTHTGEKPFFCELCDKKFTNQSSLIVHKRTHTGENLFPCEICDKSFNLRSNLVRHKRTHTGEKPFSCEVCNKSFTQRSILETHKRTHTGEKPFSCEICDKSFTLRSNFEIHKRTHTGEKPFSCDICNKSFTQKNGLDYHKRTHTGEKPFFCEICNKSFRQKNGLDYHIRTHTGEKPFSCEICDKSFNLRSNLVEHKRTHTGEKPFSCEICNKSFTLRGNLETHHRTHTGEKPFSCEICDKSFNHKSGLDYHKRTHTGEKPFSCVICDKSFPHQSGLDYHKWTHTREKPFSCEICDKSFNFRSNLST; from the exons catgaattaaatacagaaattattataaaagatgaATTATTTGATGGAAATGTTTTAGAACATGAatcaattcaaaatgaaatcaaGAATATTTCATGTGACGTTTGTGATAAAAAGTTTACTAATCAAAGCAGTTTAATTGTacataaacggactcatactggagaaaaatctttttcctgtgaaatttgtgataaatccTTTAATCTTCGATCTaatttagttcaacataaacggactcatactggagaaaaaccttttttctgtgaactttgtgataaaaaatttactaatcaaAGCAGTTTAATTGtccataaacgaactcatactggagaaaatcTTTTTccctgtgaaatttgtgataaatcatttaatctTCGATCGAATTTAGTTcgacataaacgaactcatactggagaaaaaccattttcctgtgaagtttgtaataaatcatttactcagcGATCTATATTAGAAACACATAAACGGacacatactggagaaaaaccattttcctgtgaaatttgtgataaatcatttactcttCGATCGAATTTCGAAATacataaacggactcatactggagaaaaacctttttcctgTGACATTTGTAACAAATCATTTACTCAAAAAAACGGTTTAGACTATCACAAACGGacacatactggagaaaaaccttttttctgtgaaatttgtaacaaaTCATTTAGACAAAAAAACGGTTTAGACTATCACATACGGacacatactggagaaaaacctttttcctgtgaaatttgtgataaatccTTTAATCTTCGATCTAATTTAGTTGAACATAAACGGACACATACTggggaaaaacctttttcctgtgaaatttgtaataaatctttTACTCTTCGAGGTAATTTAGAAACACATCATCGGACTCATACTggggaaaaacctttttcctgtgaaatttgtgaCAAATCATTTAATCATAAAAGCGGCTTAGACTATCACAAACGGacacatactggagaaaaacctttttcctgTGTAATTTGTGACAAGTCATTCCCTCATCAAAGCGGTTTAGACTATCACAAATGGACTCATACtagagaaaaacctttttcctgtgaaatttgtgataaatcatttaattttcgaTCTAATTTA tcaaCATAA